One Citrus sinensis cultivar Valencia sweet orange chromosome 5, DVS_A1.0, whole genome shotgun sequence genomic window, ATATTGCTGAGATACTTCAATCCTGTTGGTGCACATCCAAGTGGCAAAGGTGAGGATCCCCGTGGAATTCCAAACAATCTCATGCCCTTCGTCACTCAAGTTGCTGTTGGCAGGCGTCCTGCCCTGACAGTATTTGGAACTGATTACTCAACAAAGGATGGCACTGTGGTCCGTGATTACATTCATGTTGTTGATTTGGCTGATGGCCACATTGCTGCGTTGCGTAAGCTTGATGATCCTAAGGTTGGTTGTGAGGTGTACAACTTGGGAACAGGAAAAGGGACATCAGTTTTGGAGATGGTTGTAGCATTCGAAAAAGCCTCTGGAAAGAAAATTCCTCTTGTAAAGTCTGGGAGGCGACCTGGTGACGCTGAGATTGTTTATGCATCAACAGAAAAGGCAGAACGCGAATTGAATTGGAAGGCAAGGTATGGCATTGACGAGATGTGCAGGGATCAATGGAATTGGGCCAGCAAGAACCCTTATGGCTACGAATCTCCAAACTCCACTAACTAATAGCTGTCATTCGTCATCCTTATTGATTGTCTTCAGTAGTTTCTCGCTATATACAGTGTCGTGCTTATCATGCATACTTAATTATCCAGatttttaagctaaaaaaCCTTGTGGTATCATACAACAATAAAAGGTCCCTGAACAATCTTCTGCTGAGAAGATTTAATTAGGCATCCGTTATTTGGAAAAAGTGTCAttggttttcaaattttcagtaTTAATTTAAAGCTTTTCTTCCTTtctcgtaaaaaaaaaaaaattattattattgaggTGGTATGTCTTGCCATACAACATTTATATTAGAATAATTActtgaattaaattgattgttaattttaaaaaaaaaattatttgcataATGACAACATATTCTATTTCCCAGGATATGAGCGGATTATGAACCCAAATTTCTTGATTACCTTTTATTAGATTTCAGATATAATGCAATAAAACTCCTTTCTTCTTCTGCGGAATTTACCGTTTCCCTACTTTATCAATAACATTCTTTGAGTCTTAGATTTAACTATATATGAAAAGGCCAAAATTAAGTGAACGAACGAGAGTCAAGTAACGATGTGAAGGCCAAAATTAATAATCGAAGCCGATTTAATACATGTAACTGATGAAATTAATCCAGAAAAGAACACGTAATTTGATCAAATGTTGCTGCCATAAGCAGCCCCAAATTGCTTTTTTATAACATCACCACCTTCCGTatctaaaatcaaatttatactTTCTTCTGCTtgataaaacttttttaaCATTGTTGCCCTGTAATGAGTAGAAGTCTAAAAATATAAACGAACGAATTatgaaagaaagataaatatttttcacatgACACAATGTAATTTACATCACTTGGCACAAAAACTACTGAGAGAATTTGTATCATCTAATTACCTCTTTGCTGTCAATTCTTGCTTGCCTCTGCCTCTGGTTCGTTGCAGCCAATTCTTCATAATCATCATTCAAAAGTTGACTTTCCAATATACTTCCAAATTGCGCTGGCGAGATACAATGGACTACTATTACTAGTCAAGTGAAATGTCTATTCAGGTTTtagtgattttgatttaaagGAATGATAgagattatatttttcttttgattttttttttttgctgtttgtcaaattcaaatataaatgcaGCCAGTATTTTGTTGGAGTTACGCACGTATGCAATCAAGTTTTAGAAATTAGTCACCCAAGCACATgagaagaattgaaacaaaagtaaatgGTTACAATTGGCAAATCAACGTCTCGGATTGATTGTTATGGGTGATATTTGGTTGAATGGTAAAAtcctttcttttaaaaatacgAGGTCTGGgatggatttttatttttatgttatttctATCGGAAGTTAGTcttggatttttattttttgttattgccTAGTAGTTTTTTTagctaaaatattaaatatttagcaAGCACTTGCTGATATGGTATGGAAATTAGGATTTGTTTTAtccatgataaaaaatttataatatctttattatttttgtctagattattatttaaatgttaTACTTACAggcattatcaatttttattttagaattataatttttttcataataaccTTGGCTTAAAAAACCACAGCAGCCAAACAAAGcctaaagtttttaaaatttattgacgtgtcatttacaaaaaaaatgtgaagTCAATGTTGATTTATCGAgcatttaaaaagtaaaagatcACTATAAacttgtaataaaaattagctAACTCtgagtaaaaaataattaattacctttTCACATATTTGTTCAACGGATTAGAATCATCTCCTAATCTGAACTCTTCTGACCTTTTATAGATTTTATGTCATTTGTATTTTAGTGTTAGTGTATAGTTAGTATTTTCAACAACTGTCTTTGTACCtaacatttatttaaagaacAATTGTCAACTTctatttaaaactaaaaaaagaaaaaaagaactgATCAGTAAAACGCTCTCAGTATTGTGTGGGTGTTTCTTGTTTGTGACGTATAAAAGAAACATGTAGTCCATGGtgagaaaaatagaatttaagacatctttatatttatttgaaatatcgGGCATACCCTTATTTATTCATTGATCTGAACGTTAGAaacgtttagataaaaaaaaaatgtagtttGAAGGAGCATCTCTTTTAAAGGTAGGGTTGGTGGCAAAACCAAATAAACTTTTTTAGTCTCACACTTCTTCtagaattgaaattaaggtgGTCAGTTACTTCTTGAGCAAATCCATGACTTCGTGACATTGATCCTTctcttatatataaataaacaaaaatttttaattagatcTTGGGGTTGTGACCAATCTTATGTGGTTGGTAGTGAATTGACACTTCGCCattaactttttattcttaatattgTGGGTAGAGCATCATTTGATGTGGTCTGCTACTATTTATACCCAAAAGCATAATCAACATGCACTGAATAATtcacaaaagataaaaacacGAGAAATTTAACTTGATTCAGTTATAAAGCTAACCCACAAAAGTAAGggagaataattattttactgataattattatagtaTAAACTTAAGTAATAATATCTCACTTATCAAGTACCGAGTATACcttgtatttaaataatttttttaagacaaACATTCTCTCACATCTCTCAAATTAATGCAGattttaactgaaaaaaaaatcccaactTTTTAAGAGCTCATACTTACATGAACTAAATTTCCCGAACTCTCTATATTCTGGGGTATTTTCTTTAATGGAAATTACTTGATATTTGTAGGAGAACTTTATCATGCATACATTTAATTATCTAAACAAAAAATCTTAACAAATCAGCAAcgaatttcttcatttttgacaAATGCATGCATGCGGCTCTAAGTCTTCCGTCAATTTTTGTGGCTAGAAAATGGCACCACAAATGCTTACGAGCTTTTgactttttaacatttaaatgtACTCTTcatttgtgtatatatagaGGATAAATTTACTTTGCTTCTTTCATCGGAGCTGTCAGTAACGTCAAAAGAAATGAAGCCTCACAATTTTTTGTGCCCAAAGATTGTCTcacttatttttgttcttttaataaaatttcagggGGTGGCTTTTGCAGCTGaaaatcatgaaatttttCTCAAATGTCTCTATCTACAATCTGACACCATTGCTAAAGTGATTTACACCCAAAATAACTCTTCATATTCATCAGTATTGAAGGCCTCAATACAGAATCTTATTTTCTCGTCCCCCCCAAACCCGAAACCTCTATTCATCATCACCCCATTCCACGTGTCCGAAATTCAAGCAGCCATTAAATGCTCCAAAAATAACGGTCTGCAAATTAGAGTACGAAGTGGTGGTCATGATCATGAGGGTCTTTCCTCTATATCTGACGTTCCTTTCATCATTGTTGATTTGGTAAATTTCAGTGAAATCAGTGTTGATGCAGAAGCAAAAACAGCATGGGTTCAATCTGGTGCCAGCCTCGGGGAACTTAATTATAGAATTGCTGAGAAGAGTCAAAATCTGCTTGCCGTTCCGGTAGGAACTTGCCCTGGAGTGGGCGTTGGTGGACATTTTAGTGGCGGCGGCTACGGTGCCTTGTTGCGTAAATACGGTATTGCTGCTGATCACATAGTGGATGCTCACATGATTGACGCCAAAGGTGAGAAATTTTAAAGAGAGTATACAGAAAATTCTGTGGGTCATTATAGTCATAGGATACAATTCTCTTAAGAAGCACCaatctgattattttataaaacataAGCGATATTTGTAATCATTTTATCAAATCATAGAATGTcgagaaattatataattagtataatttcaaagtgatcaatagacattaattaatctaccaaaatatttttctagcacaatttcaaaatgattaatagacattaattaatctaccaaaatatttttctagcacaatttcaaaatgattaatagacataaattaatcaatcaaattatttttttattacaaaaatatcaagacaataaatcatataaatattaaaaaacaaaaaaactaaTAGGAGGTGGGCAAAGCCCAAAATACAGTTCGTTGAACATAGTCACTACACGTAATTTGTGGTTTGCAAGCCTCCTATTAGTTTTTTGTGATAATCTTTTAACACCCGTCAAAATTTCTTGTAAAACCCctatctttaaaattaaaaatgttaataaatCCAACAACACCGATGTAATTCCAAAACTGCCcttcatatatttttctacttttcttaattgtttttctcaaACAAACCCCGTAACCCATCAAAATCATAGATTCTCGTAGCCGCACGAGTTAGATTCACTTCCAGCTCATACCGCCTCTGTATTAGTCTTTCCGGGATCAATGCTTTCATATCCGACCATCACCAATAAACTTTGTCTTTGGAATTGAAAGATAAAAGCGttgatgcttttttttttttttttctgtgatAAGGAAAGTATCGATGCTTGATTTTGAGGATTATGGCTCTTTGATCTTTTCTCCTGAAGTTCTTGTTAAATTTATAGACTTCGTtgggaaaattttaatagcaATCGcagtgagaaaaaaattttattatctaaattgGAAGATGGCCGACTCCTCTCTGTTAATTAtgtttcatcattttctcaCTGCTAAGTGCTTCTTCAgaaattttcagatttttttttttaatttagaaaatcttttaaaatttgaaaatgaccTAAAATTGGTCTAGGCTTCATCTTTCTGAACTGGGCATTTGTTTTTGAACCCATCAAAAAGCAGTTACATAGGATAGACTAGCTTACGATAGCCACCAGCCGCCGGCAGCTCCACACCCTAACCCTTCTTAagtaagaaattgaaataaaaaaggaaaaagaagaaatgagTATTCGTCAATTATTTGCATAGCATCATGAAGTAAAGAAGATATGGGCtgtaaaaatttcttaattaagaagaaattatGCGTGAATTGAATTGTATATGCCATTGTCTCCTATTGTAATTTCTATTaaggttaaaattgtaaatttaattagaGGGGTTTTATCAGGAGTTTTGAGGTATGCGTTAAGCTCAAATCAGTTTTCAGCTTTTCAATTACTTTTGCAGGATTTGTACTCACGTGATCAATTAAGGAAAGCtgtttgaaaatcaattaagtTTGTTTGGACACAAACTTCATTTACATATTTGctgttttgattattttcagGCAGATTTTTGACTAGGGAATCAATGGGAGAAGATCTATTTTGGGCTATTCGTGGGAGTGGAGGATCTAGTTTTGGAATCATTGTTTCATGGAAAATAAAGCTAGTTGCTGTTCCGCCAACTGTGACTGTATTCGCCGTCCCAAGAACCTTGGAACAAAATGCAACAAGACTACTTCACAAATGGCAGTACATTGCAGACAGGGTCCATGAAGATTTGTTTATCTCACCCTTCTTATACAGAGAGAATTCCACTATGGTCTGTTTATTCACATCGTTGTTTCTAGGTGGGGTTGATAGGCTACTTCCATTGATGCAGCAGAGCTTCCCTGAGCTCGGATTAACTAAAGAAGACTGCAGAGAAATGAGCTTCATTGAATCCGTCGTTTACCTTGACGGATTCAAGATTAGAGAGTCAATTAATGCAGATGTATTGATTAATGAGAGATTTGTCAAAAGGTTTTTCATAGGAAAAGCAGACTTTGTAACAGTGCCGATTCCTGTGGAAGCTCTTGAAGGggcatatgatttattttatgaggAGGATCCACGAACCTACGGCCTTCTCGTGTTTTTTCCTTACGGTGGAAAAATGAGTGAGATTTCAGAGTCCGAAATTCCATTCCCACATAGAGCAGGCAACATATACACACTTTTGTACTATGCAGAATGGCAAGATGCAACTGATGAAGCGTATCAAAGGCACTTAAATATGGTCAGAAAGTTGTTCAATTATATGACTCCTTATGTTACAAAAAATCCTCGAGCAGCATATATTAATAACAGGGATCTTGACATTGGAACAAACAACAAATTGGGCCACACAAGCGTTCAGGAAGCAAGCGTTTGGGGAAAGAAGTATTTCAAGAACAATTTCTACAGGCTTGTGCAAGTGAAAACTATGGTGGATCCTGAAGATTTCTTCAGAAATGAGCAAAGCATCCCGCCTTTCAACTTGGTGAAAGATGAATTGTGAGCAATAAGCCCAAAGCTTCCCCTGTTAAGACGCTCCAGGTCAGATACATGTCTGTGATTATGTTGTTGCTAAATAGCTTCAGCTTTATATTCCTTTAATGATTTTGTTGTcttgttataattaataaagatttgcTCGCACCGTCCAGGttagcataaaaaaaaaataataataataacaatttctgCTTTGGGCACGCATTTTattaatacatacatacttTGTTGGGCCCGATGCATGTCATTGTACCGTTAGCCCATTTCTACTTTGTCAATATTCAGCgaattaaataattctttttctcttctctttgttTTCGCAAGTcaattttaaagtttatacTTTAATAAAGCTTCTCTATGATTGCAAGTTGTTGTCAAGTAAAATGTTTCACctcttaataattttcattgttaattggtcataaaaataaaagtaaaacatatatttataaactTGATTGTGTTATAAATTCAGAAATGTACTTATATCTTTAAGTAAACTAGGAAGTACGTAAATAATGTAAAGGGAGAGGAAGAATAATTTTGTGTTGAAATGAGAATcgttctcattttattttattttttggatgaattacaaatgaaattcACGGCTCTATTTATAATGGCCATTGACCAATCAGACGTTGCCACCATTTAAGCGGTATGACATAATTACAAAGCTCTCTTATGTAAGTGACTTCAATAGCTTGCTTGACATCACGTGTGAGCTATTTGATATATTGATACGTAGCAAAGCAAAGTGTTCTTTAGATTAAACtctgaaaataatttgaggaATGAAGAAAGGCGAAAAGGgaccaaaatcaaacaataaattaCCTGTACTGTCCATGTAGAACAGTAAGCTTCAAGTAAAGTGTTCTAATTGAGTTCATAAAATGAAAAGTGAAGGATTTGTAAATGACCGGTATTGTCCCAAAGAACACgttcactattttttttttcctatcaaaaacattatttaaaaatcaaacttaccaaataaagtcaatttttatttatattgatatGGCTATAAAGTCAACTTTTACTTACATTGGCATGGCTATGTTACATTTAGAACTGAAAAAATTTTAGGTCGCCCGACTACTTGACATGAATATGATATGAGTAAATGGGTACAATAATCAAATtcgacacgattattaaataggTTGGATCTAGATTGCCACAATTTTTTTCGTGTCGGGTTTAAGTCAAATTTCTTAACCTATTTACTTGATTAAGGACACGATTGTATTTTCTATTCGATTGATTCAGGACAcgattgtattttttattctaaattaatttgtaagttctcatcatcaaaatgcaAATCTAGAcataattcttctttttttttgtttgggggggggggggaggatGAACATGTAtataatgtttcatttatgAGGGTATTATTATAAAGCAATGTTTAACATCCTTACAAcaaatcttactaataattatttataaaaaactagtttgataaattaatcctaaagcaaaataataagataaaaacttgggtaaattttatgttacttttaaaactaatttgacaaattatcaattttttgctttttattaacattgccaagaatattgttataagggtattattataaaaggaaagaaaaaaataaggttATTTGTGTAATAAtcccaaataataataataataatagttgtcctttagtattaataataataataaatttaataataacattataaataaataaataatagtaataattaatgataataat contains:
- the LOC102613827 gene encoding tetrahydroberberine oxidase-like → MKPHNFLCPKIVSLIFVLLIKFQGVAFAAENHEIFLKCLYLQSDTIAKVIYTQNNSSYSSVLKASIQNLIFSSPPNPKPLFIITPFHVSEIQAAIKCSKNNGLQIRVRSGGHDHEGLSSISDVPFIIVDLVNFSEISVDAEAKTAWVQSGASLGELNYRIAEKSQNLLAVPVGTCPGVGVGGHFSGGGYGALLRKYGIAADHIVDAHMIDAKGRFLTRESMGEDLFWAIRGSGGSSFGIIVSWKIKLVAVPPTVTVFAVPRTLEQNATRLLHKWQYIADRVHEDLFISPFLYRENSTMVCLFTSLFLGGVDRLLPLMQQSFPELGLTKEDCREMSFIESVVYLDGFKIRESINADVLINERFVKRFFIGKADFVTVPIPVEALEGAYDLFYEEDPRTYGLLVFFPYGGKMSEISESEIPFPHRAGNIYTLLYYAEWQDATDEAYQRHLNMVRKLFNYMTPYVTKNPRAAYINNRDLDIGTNNKLGHTSVQEASVWGKKYFKNNFYRLVQVKTMVDPEDFFRNEQSIPPFNLVKDEL